In the genome of Maniola jurtina chromosome 3, ilManJurt1.1, whole genome shotgun sequence, one region contains:
- the LOC123881094 gene encoding lymphocyte antigen 75-like — protein sequence MEIVRIFSSDTKWRMLFIITIYLLPLTSSKQYRTDYVYNRKTDAFYKFHMEAVELPRAREVCAIEGASLMVPSSEDDISQAHGLFKQYPDIGDRAWIGNDGKKHESAEEIPLINLDEIHATIGGYRWMASYWAESDVIKRDGEVQRSVSREWLPFICKVDASDVVEDKQCKVFGKGYKYFENVGSCYRIPQAAFPWNEAYAECRAQGAHLIVLNSELEHQVIHNYTNEEPPVTSSVADWFFFVGIRAEKKTDGSPVVFQTIFNQTLEEAGYSQWSEGEPNNSHGREYCVSLFKNDGKYNDINCADKLGFICEKEVQNKN from the exons ATGGAAATAGTACGAATCTTTTCAAGTGACACAAAGTGGCgcatgttatttattattacaatatatctGT TACCATTGACATCTTCAAAGCAGTATCGTACAGATTATGTGTATAATAGAAAAACGGATGCGTTTTACAAATTCCACATGGAGGCGGTCGAGCTCCCCCGAGCGCGTGAAGTTTGCGCCATAGAAGGGGCTTCCCTCATGGTGCCGAGTTCTGAGGATGACATATCACAAGCCCATGGCTTGTTCAAACAATACCCCGATATAGGGGACAGGGCGTGGATAGGGAATGACGGCAAGAAACATGAGTCAGCTGAAGAGATTCCTCTTATCAACT tggACGAAATACACGCAACTATAGGGGGCTACAGATGGATGGCTTCCTATTGGGCTGAATCCGACGTGATCAAGAGAGACGGTGAGGTGCAACGTTCCGTTAGCCGCGAGTGGCTACCTTTCATCTGCAAGGTGGACGCCAGTGACGTAGTCGAAGACAAACAGTGCAAGGTATTCGGCAAAG GCTACAAATACTTCGAAAACGTGGGTAGCTGTTACAGGATCCCTCAAGCAGCATTTCCATGGAACGAAGCGTATGCTGAGTGCCGCGCGCAGGGCGCTCATCTCATAGTTCTCAACTCTGAGCTAGAACACCAG GTCATTCACAACTATACCAACGAGGAACCTCCCGTAACCAGCTCTGTGGCAGACTGGTTCTTCTTCGTTGGCATTCGAGCTGAGAAGAAAACTGATGGCTCGCCTGTTGTgtttcaaactattttta ATCAAACTTTGGAGGAGGCGGGCTACAGCCAGTGGAGTGAGGGCGAGCCCAACAACTCGCACGGCCGCGAGTACTGCGTCTCGTTATTCAAGAATGACGGCAAGTACAACGACATCAACTGCGCTGACAAGCTCGGTTTTATTTGCGAAAAGGAAGTGCAAAACAAGAACTAA
- the LOC123881091 gene encoding integrin alpha-4-like, with amino-acid sequence MFLSTFTIFCILETLLLTHAFLNKKSLKIFQRPDNLKDDSLYGFSIAYQSKNSRLLVSAPQGSHAGQIYYIDVKTGKINKEPWEAHFRKTFGVKDDQIKYNWMLGATVTAGPDFYVTCIPRYVEMKPTSRTSTTKVPATLSICFIKQNDTHDLEPIAEEDRFHNTKVFRDRLDSFGWSIHVVSNQKDILIGGAAMNKGRVSLYNALKKHSKPKLINQISADNPVKYNFGYSVSSGQFFSNQTVYAISTTFGDKGYGKVYFFNTNLDNIGAIKADHVGSMYGAALCSAMLRGAALLVGAPTYAENQYSHDVGAVYIYAAQSIGSNSMAEKIVLKGSKSGGFFGHSIVSLGDLDDDGNDEIAIAAPYEDNGKGAVYIYSGVGILEGKIRKRIQPEGLYSFGFSLATLQKQNECNGLAVGAIGTNSSVAVLNGMASITVKLNGSIDNVKNIKNDKKRKELEITSCISVDYPKKPVKIKADLEITVKISNSELCTLLKGEDKLTYVQNIIERKSKLCQNNIKAICINNEYSNLVISYEITATLKEDPENTTEYDPSSVLLSERSSLFYEANEYSSCGGKICKPMLKLHISSTFAKPYYIVGSSTSEYVSVNVSNTGDTAYGACVELRILGALVSRYPTECTVLAGTDTILCKNKHSISKDQQWIIGNIKLEPRQDITSTDEYYVELKSALYNDCNKPDQVDDEVTETYDIKGDTDNIHITGQTNPEGDVDVTPTGLRTERKSFEHLYIIENKGITNWNGMQVQIILPNASYIGYPEVPIKIYTVTSYLECAIDNRTQVDDGIVTTCNIGDLLRSDKTSLTISMEIVPNTLELDEIKPNVTVTTTLKLLNTSKFLSKESLVKLQVASVPTWVIATASVIGLLLFGLVVFALYEFGFLKRKNKDKLVALKKEVYRQSVRRSHIRDSMRAAAKRKSTEDIQFLTDAEDNIQEREMTIDEQLQQRYK; translated from the exons ATGTTTTTAT CAACTTTCacgattttttgtattttggaAACGCTGCTGTTAACTCACGCTTTTCTCAATAAAAAATCCTTAAAGATCTTCCAAAGACCAGACAATCTAAAGGACGATTCGTTGTATGGCTTTAGTATCGCTTATCAATCCAAAAATTCGAG aTTGCTTGTGAGTGCGCCGCAAGGGTCCCATGCGGGCCAAATTTACTACATCGATGTGAAaactggaaaaataaataaggaGCCTTGGGAGGCACATTTCAGAAAGACGTTTGGAG TTAAAGAcgatcaaataaaatataattggaTGTTGGGTGCGACTGTTACAGCAGGTCCTGACTTTTACGTG acatGTATTCCCCGATATGTTGAAATGAAACCTACCTCAAGAACAAgcacaa CGAAAGTACCTGCAACCTTAAGCATTTGTTTTATAAAACAGAACGATACTCACGACTTGGAACCTATAGCGGAAGAAGATCGATTTCATAATACAAAGGttttta GAGACAGATTGGACTCGTTCGGTTGGAGTATCCACGTGGTTTCTAATCAGAAAGATATTCTTATTGGTGGAGCTGCAATGAATAAAG GCCGAGTTTCTCTTTACAACGCATTGAAAAAACATAGCAAACCAAAATTGATTAATCAAATAAGTGCCGACAATCCCGTCAAATATAATTTCG gtTACAGTGTATCGAGTGGCCAGTTCTTTTCTAATCAAACTGTTTATGCAATTAGCACAACTTTTGGCGATAAAGGTTATGGAAAG GTATACTTCTTCAACACAAACcttgacaacatcggagcgatcaAAGCTGATCACGTGGGGTCTATGTATGGCGCGGCGCTGTGCTCGGCCATGTTGCGCGGCGCCGCTTTGCTCGTGGGAGCACCGACGTACGCCGAAAACCAGTACAGCCACGACGTGGGCGCTGTGTACATATATGCTGCTCAATCGATTGGATCAAAC AGTATGGCAGAAAAGATAGTACTAAAAGGTTCTAAAAGCGGAGGATTTTTTGGCCACAGCATTGTTTCTCTTGGAGACCTGGACGATGATGGCAACGATG aAATAGCAATAGCTGCTCCATATGAAGATAATGGCAAAGGGGCGGTGTATATTTACTCTGGTGTTGGTATTTTAGAAGGTAAAATAAGGAAAAGGATTCAACCTGAAGGACTGTACTCTTTTGGGTTCAGCTTAGCAACTTTGCAAAAACAAAATGAATGCAATG GACTGGCAGTTGGGGCAATCGGTACTAACAGCAGCGTCGCTGTACTCAATGGCATGGCATCCATCACCGTAAAGTTAAATGGCTCAATagataatgtaaaaaatattaag AATGATAAAAAACGTAAGGAGCTTGAAATAACCTCGTGTATCTCTGTTGATTATCCTAAAAAACCAGTTAAAATTAAGGCAG ATTTAGAAATAACGGTTAAGATCTCCAACAGTGAACTATGCACACTACTCAAGGGTGAAGATAAATTGACCTACGTCCAGAATATAATAGAGAGAAAAAGTAAAttatgtcaaaataatataaaagctaTTTGCATAAATAAT GAATACAGCAACCTCGTAATATCGTACGAAATAACTGCAACTTTGAAGGAAGATCCTGAGAATACCACTGAATATGACCCTTCAAGCGTGTTACTCAGTGAACGCAGTAGTCTGTTCTACGAAGCTAACGAATACTCGTCTTGCGGAGGAAAAATTTGTAAACCAATGCTTAAATTGCACATTAGTTCTACCTTTGC AAAACCGTATTACATCGTTGGTTCGTCAACGTCTGAGTACGTTTCGGTCAACGTGTCAAACACCGGGGACACGGCGTACGGGGCCTGTGTTGAACTGCGCATACTGGGCGCCCTGGTCTCGCGGTATCCCACTGAATGCACCGTTCTAGCTGGCACCGATACAATCCTATGCAAAAACAAACACTCTATTAGCAAGGATCAGCAGTGG ATTATAGGTAATATCAAATTGGAACCACGGCAAGATATAACGAGCACGGATGAATATTATGTGGAACTCAAGTCCGCGTTATACAACGACTGTAACAAACCAGATCAAGTTGATGACGAGGTTACGGAAACATATGACATAAAAGGCGACACTGATAACATTCATATAACAGG acaaacaaatCCTGAAGGAGACGTCGATGTCACCCCTACAGGTCTTCGTACTGAGCGAAAATCTTTTGAACATTTATATATT ATAGAAAACAAGGGTATCACAAACTGGAATGGTATGCAAGTTCAGATCATTCTACCGAACGCGTCATACATCGGATATCCAGAAGTGCCTATCAAA ATCTACACAGTTACGTCTTACCTGGAATGCGCCATAGACAACAGGACGCAGGTTGACGACGGAATCGTGACGACGTGTAACATCGGTGATCTGCTGAGATCAGACAAAACTTCGCTCACAATATCTATGGAAATCGTTCCAAATACCTTAG AACTAGACGAAATTAAGCCAAATGTCACGGTTACTACCACTCTCAAACTGTTGAATACCAGCAAGTTTTTAAG TAAAGAATCATTAGTAAAACTACAAGTAGCGAGCGTGCCAACATGGGTGATCGCAACAGCTTCTGTCATTGGATTACTGCTTTTTGGACTCGTAGTCTTTGCTCTTTATGAG TTTGGATTCCTCAAAAGAAAGAACAAAGATAAGCTTGTGGCGCTGAAGAAAGAAGTCTATCGTCAAAGTGTT CGCCGTTCACACATTCGAGACAGCATGAGGGCGGCTGCAAAAAGAAAAAGCACAGAAGACATTCAGTTCCTAACTGATGCTGAAGATAATATCCAGGAAAGGGAGATGACTATTGATGAACAACTACAACAACGTTATAAATAA